Proteins encoded by one window of Xanthomonas sp. DAR 80977:
- a CDS encoding YciI family protein codes for MNTLYLVMAMRKPDFPAAVVEPHRAFLAQLRAEDLLELAGGFADGSGGAYLLKNVASLEAARALVAQDPLVLQDASELTVYAWQAH; via the coding sequence ATGAACACGTTGTACCTGGTGATGGCGATGCGCAAGCCTGACTTTCCTGCCGCGGTGGTCGAGCCGCATCGCGCCTTCCTGGCGCAGCTGCGCGCCGAGGACCTGCTGGAACTCGCCGGCGGCTTCGCCGACGGCAGCGGCGGCGCCTATCTGCTGAAGAACGTCGCCAGCCTGGAGGCGGCGCGTGCGCTGGTGGCGCAGGATCCGTTGGTGCTGCAGGACGCCTCCGAACTCACCGTGTACGCGTGGCAGGCCCACTGA
- a CDS encoding glutamate-5-semialdehyde dehydrogenase: protein MTIKTQALQCRDAAQALAQLSSAAKQALLEAMAAALEADAEAILAANARDLEAARAKDVGSAMLDRLALDGKRLAGVAAALREVAALPDPVGQVTRDDVRPNGIRVQKVRVPLGVVAMIYEARPNVTADAAALCIKAGNGVILRGGSEAIHSNTAIAASLRRALREAGLGEDALTLVEDLRRETMLELLQLNDIVDLAIPRGGEGLIRFVAEHARVPVIKHYKGVCHLFVDASADLELAVKLLVDGKTTRPAACNSLETLLVHADVAARFLPLAAQALQQRGVRLRGDDATRELLPDIDAASDADYAAEFLDLILAIRVVPDLDAAIAHIRHYGSDHTEVIATADAANAEAFVQALRAAVVMVNASSRFSDGGELGLGAEIGISTTRLHAYGPMGLEALTVERFVVRGEGQVRH, encoded by the coding sequence ATGACCATCAAAACCCAAGCCCTGCAATGCCGCGACGCCGCGCAGGCGCTGGCGCAGCTGTCGTCCGCGGCCAAGCAGGCCTTGCTGGAGGCGATGGCGGCGGCGCTGGAGGCGGATGCGGAGGCGATCCTCGCCGCCAATGCGCGCGACCTGGAGGCGGCGCGGGCCAAGGACGTCGGCAGCGCCATGCTCGACCGGCTGGCGCTGGACGGCAAGCGCCTGGCCGGCGTCGCCGCGGCCTTGCGCGAGGTGGCGGCGCTGCCCGATCCGGTCGGCCAGGTCACCCGCGACGACGTGCGTCCGAACGGCATCCGCGTGCAGAAGGTGCGGGTGCCGCTGGGCGTGGTGGCGATGATCTACGAAGCGCGCCCGAACGTCACCGCCGATGCCGCGGCGCTGTGCATCAAGGCCGGCAACGGGGTGATCCTGCGCGGCGGCTCGGAGGCGATCCATTCCAACACCGCCATCGCCGCTTCGTTGCGGCGCGCGCTGCGCGAGGCCGGGCTCGGCGAGGACGCCTTGACCCTGGTCGAGGACCTGCGCCGCGAGACCATGCTGGAACTGCTGCAGCTCAACGACATCGTCGACCTGGCGATCCCGCGCGGCGGCGAGGGCCTGATCCGCTTCGTCGCCGAGCACGCGCGGGTGCCGGTGATCAAGCACTACAAGGGCGTGTGCCATCTGTTCGTGGACGCCTCGGCGGACCTGGAGCTGGCGGTGAAGCTGCTGGTGGACGGCAAGACCACGCGCCCGGCCGCCTGCAATTCGCTGGAGACGCTGCTGGTGCACGCCGACGTCGCCGCGCGCTTCCTGCCGCTGGCGGCGCAGGCGCTGCAGCAGCGCGGGGTGCGCCTGCGCGGCGACGACGCCACTCGCGAATTGCTGCCGGACATCGACGCGGCCAGCGACGCCGACTACGCCGCCGAATTCCTCGACCTGATCCTGGCGATCCGCGTGGTGCCGGACCTGGACGCGGCGATCGCGCACATCCGCCACTACGGTTCGGACCATACCGAGGTCATCGCCACCGCCGATGCGGCCAACGCCGAGGCGTTCGTGCAGGCGCTGCGCGCGGCGGTGGTGATGGTCAACGCCTCCTCGCGCTTCTCCGACGGCGGCGAACTGGGCCTGGGCGCGGAGATCGGCATCTCCACCACGCGCCTGCACGCCTACGGCCCGATGGGCCTGGAAGCGCTGACCGTGGAGCGCTTCGTGGTGCGTGGCGAGGGGCAGGTGCGGCACTGA
- a CDS encoding cupin domain-containing protein, whose translation MDVVDTATAEHYLWGSGCDGWHLLRGGDLGVIEERMPPGSVEQRHLHRRARQFFYVLAGQAVLELDGRQHRLDVGQGLHVPPGCAHQMRNESAADLRFLLVSAPHSHGDRELAPPASMDTREDDR comes from the coding sequence ATGGACGTCGTCGACACCGCCACTGCCGAACACTACCTATGGGGCAGCGGTTGCGACGGCTGGCATCTGCTGCGCGGCGGCGACCTGGGCGTGATCGAAGAGCGCATGCCGCCCGGCAGCGTCGAGCAACGCCACCTGCATCGTCGCGCGCGGCAATTCTTCTACGTGCTGGCCGGGCAGGCGGTACTGGAACTGGACGGGCGCCAGCACAGGTTGGACGTCGGTCAGGGGTTGCACGTGCCGCCCGGCTGCGCGCACCAGATGCGCAACGAGTCGGCCGCGGACCTGCGTTTTCTGCTGGTGTCGGCGCCGCATAGCCATGGCGACCGCGAACTGGCACCACCTGCTTCGATGGACACACGGGAGGACGACCGATGA
- the argC gene encoding N-acetyl-gamma-glutamyl-phosphate reductase: MTSKTYGVGIVGARGHTGAELIKLVAAHPQLQLAFVSSRELAGQRVAEHSEAYQGELRYENLDADAVAAKRADAVVLALPNGKAAPYVAALDAAAAEPAALDPVVVDLSADYRFDPGWYYGLPELTRARYAGQKRISNPGCYATAMQLAIAPLLDQLAGPPQCFGVSGYSGAGTTPSDKNNPELLRDNLMPYALTDHMHEREVSAQLGVPVEFMPHVAPHFRGITMTVNLWLQQPLALDAIQRRYRERYAGEPLIEVLDEAPWVSRIAGRHGVQIGGFTLAPGNKRLVVVATLDNLLKGAATQAMQNLNLALGLDELTSIPPMDAPQ; the protein is encoded by the coding sequence ATGACTTCCAAGACCTATGGCGTCGGCATCGTCGGCGCGCGCGGCCATACCGGCGCCGAACTGATCAAGCTGGTCGCCGCGCATCCGCAACTGCAGCTGGCGTTCGTCTCCTCGCGCGAGCTGGCCGGCCAGCGCGTGGCCGAGCACAGCGAGGCCTACCAGGGCGAGCTGCGCTACGAGAACCTGGACGCCGACGCGGTCGCGGCCAAGCGCGCCGACGCGGTGGTGCTGGCGCTGCCCAACGGCAAGGCCGCGCCCTACGTGGCCGCGCTGGACGCGGCGGCGGCCGAACCGGCCGCGCTCGATCCGGTCGTGGTCGATCTGTCGGCCGACTACCGCTTCGACCCCGGCTGGTACTACGGCCTGCCGGAACTGACCCGCGCGCGCTACGCCGGGCAGAAGCGGATCAGCAATCCCGGCTGCTACGCCACCGCGATGCAGCTGGCGATCGCGCCGTTGCTCGACCAGCTGGCCGGCCCGCCGCAGTGCTTCGGCGTGTCCGGCTATTCCGGCGCCGGCACCACGCCGTCGGACAAGAACAACCCCGAGCTGCTGCGCGACAACCTGATGCCGTACGCGCTGACCGACCACATGCACGAGCGCGAAGTGTCCGCGCAGCTGGGCGTGCCGGTGGAGTTCATGCCGCACGTGGCGCCGCATTTCCGCGGCATCACCATGACCGTGAACCTGTGGCTGCAGCAGCCGCTGGCGCTGGATGCGATCCAGCGCCGCTACCGCGAGCGCTACGCCGGCGAGCCGCTGATCGAGGTGCTCGACGAGGCGCCGTGGGTCAGCCGCATCGCCGGCAGGCACGGCGTGCAGATCGGCGGCTTCACCCTGGCCCCGGGCAACAAGCGCCTGGTGGTGGTGGCGACCCTGGACAACCTGCTCAAGGGCGCGGCGACGCAGGCGATGCAGAATCTCAATCTGGCGCTGGGGCTGGACGAGCTGACCTCGATCCCGCCGATGGACGCGCCGCAGTAG
- the proB gene encoding glutamate 5-kinase has protein sequence MNDPTRPPVSPFAEQRLPPWRRAVLKVGSSLLAADGGGGLSPRYALGLAQFVSANLAAGRELVIVSSGAVAAGRAILPRAAEAGAAIAARQALAALGQAQLIALWQRFFERPVAQVLLTHDDLRNRRRYLNARATLGELLRLGALPVVNENDTVSVDELKLGDNDNLAAIVAALVDADALFIATDIDGLYTADPRSDPRAQPLDEVAELTAAVLAMAGGSGSSVGTGGMRTKLEAAAKAGAAGIETYLFNGRSAEVVRGLAQDRLRGTRIHPARTRIAARKYWLRHVPVEPGAILVDAGAAAALADRGASLLPGGVAGAEGDFRRGDMVEVRLRDAAGERCLARGVSQYSAADVRRIARCHSRDIESILGYNYGENVIHRDDLVLV, from the coding sequence ATGAACGACCCGACCCGCCCGCCTGTGTCGCCCTTCGCCGAACAGCGCCTGCCGCCGTGGCGGCGTGCGGTGCTGAAGGTCGGCAGCAGCCTGCTCGCCGCCGATGGCGGCGGCGGGCTGTCGCCGCGCTACGCGCTGGGGCTGGCGCAGTTCGTCTCGGCCAACCTGGCGGCCGGGCGCGAACTGGTGATCGTGTCGTCCGGCGCGGTCGCGGCCGGACGCGCGATCCTGCCGCGGGCCGCCGAGGCCGGCGCGGCGATCGCCGCGCGGCAGGCATTGGCCGCGCTCGGCCAGGCGCAACTGATCGCACTGTGGCAGCGCTTCTTCGAGCGCCCGGTGGCGCAGGTGCTGCTGACCCACGACGACCTGCGCAACCGCCGCCGCTACCTCAACGCGCGCGCCACCCTGGGCGAACTGCTGCGATTGGGCGCGCTGCCGGTGGTCAACGAGAACGACACCGTGTCGGTGGACGAACTCAAGCTCGGCGACAACGACAACCTGGCCGCGATCGTCGCCGCGCTGGTCGATGCCGATGCGCTGTTCATCGCCACCGACATCGACGGCCTGTACACCGCCGACCCGCGCAGCGACCCGCGCGCGCAGCCGCTGGACGAGGTGGCCGAGCTGACCGCGGCGGTGCTGGCGATGGCCGGCGGCAGCGGCAGCAGCGTCGGCACCGGCGGCATGCGCACCAAGCTGGAGGCCGCGGCCAAGGCCGGCGCCGCCGGCATCGAGACCTACCTGTTCAACGGCCGCAGCGCCGAGGTGGTGCGCGGCCTGGCCCAGGACCGCCTGCGCGGCACCCGCATCCATCCGGCGCGCACCCGCATCGCCGCGCGCAAGTACTGGCTGCGCCACGTCCCGGTCGAACCCGGCGCGATCCTGGTCGATGCCGGCGCCGCCGCCGCGCTGGCCGACCGCGGCGCCTCGCTGCTGCCCGGCGGCGTGGCCGGCGCCGAAGGCGACTTCCGCCGCGGCGACATGGTCGAGGTGCGCCTGCGCGACGCCGCCGGCGAGCGCTGCCTGGCGCGTGGCGTCAGCCAGTACTCGGCCGCCGACGTGCGCCGCATCGCCCGCTGCCATTCGCGCGACATCGAATCGATCCTGGGGTACAACTATGGCGAGAACGTGATCCATCGCGACGATCTGGTGCTGGTGTAG
- a CDS encoding acetylglutamate kinase — protein MHANKQTRQTIVRLLSSMASAKEISQYLKRFSQLDAKRFAVVKVGGAVLRDDLEALTSSLSFLQEVGLTPIVLHGAGPQLDAELSAAGIEKQTVNGLRVTSPEALAIVRKVFQASNLKLVEALQQNGARATSITGGVFEAQYLDRDTYGLVGEVKAVNLAPIEASLQAGSIPVITSLGETPSGQILNINADFAANELVQELQPYKIIFLTGTGGLLDEDGKVIDSINLSTEYAHLMQQPWINGGMRVKIEQIKDLLDRLPLESSVSITRPADLAKELFTHKGSGTLVRRGEKVLRATAWSELDLPRLQTLIESSFGRTLVPDYFDSTRLLRAYVSENYRAAVILTDEDGYTYLDKFAVLDDAQGEGLGRAVWNVMREETPQLFWRSRHNNQVNIFYYAESDGCFKQEKWKVFWYGLENFEQIQHCVAHCATRTPTLLG, from the coding sequence ATGCACGCCAACAAGCAAACCCGCCAGACCATCGTCCGCCTGCTCTCGAGCATGGCCAGCGCCAAGGAGATCAGCCAGTACCTCAAGCGCTTTTCGCAGCTGGACGCCAAGCGCTTCGCCGTGGTCAAGGTCGGCGGCGCGGTGCTGCGCGACGACCTGGAGGCGCTGACCTCGTCGCTGTCGTTCCTGCAGGAGGTCGGCCTGACCCCGATCGTGCTGCACGGCGCCGGCCCGCAGCTGGACGCGGAGCTGTCGGCCGCGGGCATCGAGAAGCAGACCGTCAACGGCCTGCGGGTGACCTCGCCGGAAGCGCTGGCGATCGTGCGCAAGGTGTTCCAGGCCTCCAACCTCAAGCTGGTGGAGGCGCTGCAGCAGAACGGCGCGCGCGCCACCTCGATCACCGGCGGCGTGTTCGAGGCGCAGTACCTGGACCGCGACACCTACGGCCTGGTCGGCGAGGTCAAGGCGGTGAACCTGGCGCCGATCGAGGCCAGCCTGCAGGCCGGCTCGATCCCGGTGATCACCAGCCTGGGCGAGACCCCGAGCGGGCAGATCCTCAACATCAACGCCGACTTCGCCGCCAACGAACTGGTGCAGGAGCTGCAGCCGTACAAGATCATCTTCCTCACCGGCACCGGCGGGCTGCTCGACGAGGACGGCAAGGTGATCGACTCGATCAACCTGTCCACCGAGTACGCGCACCTGATGCAGCAGCCGTGGATCAACGGCGGCATGCGGGTCAAGATCGAACAGATCAAGGATCTGCTGGACCGGCTGCCGCTGGAGTCGTCGGTGTCGATCACGCGCCCGGCCGACCTGGCCAAGGAACTGTTCACCCACAAGGGCTCGGGCACGCTGGTGCGGCGCGGCGAGAAGGTGCTGCGCGCCACGGCGTGGAGCGAGCTGGACCTGCCGCGGCTGCAGACGCTGATCGAGTCCAGCTTCGGCCGCACCCTGGTGCCGGACTATTTCGACAGCACCCGGCTGCTGCGCGCCTACGTCAGCGAGAACTACCGCGCCGCGGTGATCCTGACCGACGAGGATGGCTACACCTACCTGGACAAGTTCGCGGTGCTCGACGACGCGCAGGGCGAAGGCCTGGGCCGCGCGGTGTGGAACGTGATGCGCGAGGAGACCCCGCAGCTGTTCTGGCGCTCGCGCCACAACAACCAGGTCAACATCTTCTACTACGCCGAATCCGACGGCTGCTTCAAGCAGGAGAAGTGGAAGGTGTTCTGGTACGGGCTGGAGAACTTCGAGCAGATCCAGCACTGCGTGGCGCATTGCGCCACCCGCACGCCGACCTTGCTGGGCTGA
- the argH gene encoding argininosuccinate lyase, with translation MTNLLWQKPGVAVDAKIQAFLAGDDVILDREFFLHDIAASGAHAEGLQRIGILSADELAGLQRELAILAEDFRSGGFVLDERFEDGHSAIEARLTERLGDAGRKIHTGRSRNDQILVATRLWLKERLAQLAQLSREIAKVALDRAQAEQALPLPGYTHIQRAVVSSAGMWWAGWAEAFIDDAIRANDTLRLIDANPLGTAAGYGVNLKLDREHTTAALGFARMQVSPIYAQLSRGKFEMAALEALGSATLDLRRLAWDLSLFTSGEFGFVALPAQYTTGSSIMPNKRNPDVIELMRATHASVAAARTEIEQLLSLPSGYHRDLQSSKGAIFHGFGRGLAALELLPALLANLEWRQDRLRAAIDSGMYATDVAVEAALAGVPFREAYQAAAAASDSAGQGRTPEGSLAARVSPGAAADLRLAELQSRWDALA, from the coding sequence ATGACCAACCTCCTCTGGCAAAAACCCGGCGTCGCCGTCGACGCCAAGATCCAGGCCTTCCTGGCCGGCGACGACGTGATCCTGGACCGCGAGTTCTTCCTGCACGACATCGCCGCCAGCGGCGCGCACGCCGAAGGCCTGCAGCGCATCGGCATCCTTTCGGCCGACGAGCTGGCCGGGCTGCAGCGCGAGCTGGCGATCCTGGCCGAGGATTTCCGCAGCGGCGGGTTCGTGCTCGACGAGCGCTTCGAGGACGGGCATTCGGCGATCGAGGCGCGGCTGACCGAGCGCCTGGGCGATGCCGGCCGCAAGATCCACACCGGGCGCAGCCGCAACGACCAGATCCTGGTCGCCACCCGGCTGTGGCTGAAGGAACGGCTGGCGCAGCTGGCGCAGCTGAGCCGCGAGATCGCCAAGGTCGCGCTGGACCGCGCGCAGGCCGAGCAGGCGCTGCCGCTGCCGGGCTACACCCATATCCAGCGCGCCGTGGTGTCCTCGGCCGGGATGTGGTGGGCCGGCTGGGCCGAGGCCTTCATCGACGATGCGATCCGCGCCAACGACACGCTGCGCCTGATCGACGCCAACCCGCTTGGCACCGCCGCCGGCTACGGCGTCAACCTCAAGCTCGACCGCGAGCACACCACCGCCGCGCTCGGCTTCGCGCGCATGCAGGTCAGCCCGATCTACGCGCAGCTGTCGCGCGGCAAGTTCGAGATGGCCGCGCTGGAAGCGCTGGGCAGCGCGACCCTGGACCTGCGCCGGCTGGCCTGGGACCTGTCGCTGTTCACCAGCGGCGAATTCGGCTTCGTCGCCTTGCCGGCGCAGTACACCACCGGCAGCTCGATCATGCCCAACAAGCGCAACCCGGACGTGATCGAACTGATGCGCGCCACCCACGCCAGCGTGGCCGCCGCGCGCACCGAGATCGAGCAGCTGCTGTCGCTGCCGTCCGGCTACCACCGCGACCTGCAGAGCAGCAAGGGCGCGATCTTCCACGGCTTCGGCCGCGGCCTGGCCGCGCTGGAACTGCTGCCGGCGCTGCTGGCCAACCTGGAGTGGCGGCAGGACAGGCTGCGCGCGGCGATCGACTCGGGCATGTACGCCACCGACGTCGCGGTCGAGGCGGCGCTGGCCGGGGTGCCGTTCCGCGAGGCCTACCAGGCCGCCGCCGCGGCGTCGGACAGCGCAGGGCAGGGGCGCACGCCGGAAGGCAGCCTGGCCGCGCGGGTCTCGCCCGGCGCCGCCGCCGATCTGCGTCTGGCGGAATTGCAATCGCGCTGGGACGCGCTGGCCTGA
- a CDS encoding acetylornithine deacetylase, giving the protein MTDLLQSTLAHLQTLVSFDTRNPPRAITTGGIFDYLRAQLPGFQVEVIDHGAGAVSLYAVRGTPKYLFNVHLDTVPDSPHWSADPHRMRRTDDRVIGLGVCDIKGAAAALVAAANAGDGDAAFLFSSDEEANDPRCIAAFLARGIAYEAVLVAEPTMSEAVLAHRGISSVLMRFAGRAGHASGKQDPSASALHQAMRWGGKALDHVESLAHARFGGLTGLRFNIGRVEGGIKANMIAPAAELRFGFRPLPSMDVDALLATFAGFADPAAAHFEETFRGPSLPSGDIALAEDRRLAARDVADALELPIGNAVDFWTEASLFSAGGYTALVYGPGDIAQAHTADEFVTLQQLQRYATSVDRIINGVR; this is encoded by the coding sequence ATGACCGACCTGCTCCAATCCACCCTCGCGCATCTGCAGACCCTGGTGTCCTTCGACACCCGCAATCCGCCGCGCGCGATCACCACCGGCGGCATCTTCGACTACCTGCGCGCGCAGTTGCCCGGGTTCCAGGTCGAGGTGATCGACCACGGCGCCGGGGCGGTCAGCCTGTACGCGGTGCGCGGCACGCCGAAGTACCTGTTCAACGTGCACCTGGACACGGTGCCGGACTCGCCGCACTGGAGCGCCGACCCGCACCGCATGCGCCGCACCGACGACCGCGTGATCGGCCTGGGCGTGTGCGACATCAAGGGCGCGGCCGCGGCGCTGGTCGCGGCGGCCAATGCCGGCGACGGCGATGCCGCGTTCCTGTTCTCCAGCGACGAGGAAGCCAACGACCCGCGCTGCATCGCCGCGTTCCTGGCCCGCGGCATCGCCTACGAGGCGGTGCTGGTGGCCGAGCCGACGATGAGCGAGGCGGTGCTGGCGCATCGCGGCATCAGTTCGGTGCTGATGCGCTTCGCCGGCCGCGCCGGGCATGCCTCGGGCAAGCAGGATCCCTCGGCCAGCGCCTTGCACCAGGCGATGCGCTGGGGCGGCAAGGCCCTGGACCACGTCGAGTCGCTGGCGCATGCGCGCTTCGGCGGCCTGACCGGCCTGCGCTTCAACATCGGCCGGGTCGAGGGCGGCATCAAGGCGAACATGATCGCGCCGGCGGCCGAGCTGCGCTTCGGCTTCCGGCCGCTGCCGTCGATGGACGTGGACGCGCTGCTGGCGACCTTCGCCGGCTTCGCCGACCCGGCCGCCGCGCACTTCGAGGAGACCTTCCGCGGGCCGAGCCTGCCCTCGGGCGACATCGCGCTCGCCGAGGACCGGCGCCTGGCCGCGCGCGACGTGGCCGACGCGCTGGAGCTGCCGATCGGCAACGCGGTGGACTTCTGGACCGAGGCCTCGCTGTTCTCGGCCGGCGGCTACACCGCGCTGGTCTACGGCCCGGGCGACATTGCCCAGGCGCACACCGCCGACGAGTTCGTGACGCTGCAGCAGCTGCAGCGCTACGCGACCTCGGTGGACCGCATCATCAACGGCGTGCGCTGA
- a CDS encoding GNAT family N-acetyltransferase: MSMDLLPALWRQVPSLQGRHASLEPLRAAHADALRTALHGSGLERLWYTSVPAADKVDGYVAAALDVQAQGRVLPFAVRDAAGEVVGSTRFYGLDAEVPTLLIGYTWYAPRVQRSGVNTEVKLMLLQYAFETLQCISVGFETSWFNHTSRAAIARLGAKQDGVLRNHKRHADGTPRDTVVFSIIDTEWAGVKRHLQFRLDSHT; encoded by the coding sequence ATGAGCATGGACCTGCTGCCTGCGCTGTGGCGCCAGGTGCCGAGCCTGCAGGGCCGGCATGCGTCGCTGGAACCGTTGCGGGCAGCGCACGCCGACGCGTTGCGCACGGCCTTGCACGGCAGCGGCCTGGAGCGGCTGTGGTACACCAGCGTGCCGGCTGCGGACAAGGTCGACGGCTACGTGGCCGCCGCGCTGGACGTGCAGGCGCAGGGCCGCGTGCTGCCGTTCGCGGTGCGCGATGCGGCCGGCGAAGTCGTCGGCAGCACGCGCTTCTACGGGCTGGACGCCGAGGTGCCGACGCTGCTGATCGGCTATACCTGGTACGCGCCGCGGGTGCAGCGCAGCGGGGTCAACACCGAGGTCAAGCTGATGCTGCTGCAGTACGCGTTCGAGACCCTGCAGTGCATCAGCGTCGGCTTCGAGACCAGCTGGTTCAACCACACCTCGCGCGCGGCCATCGCCCGGCTCGGCGCCAAGCAGGACGGCGTGCTGCGCAACCACAAGCGCCACGCCGACGGCACGCCGCGCGACACCGTGGTGTTCTCCATCATCGATACGGAATGGGCCGGGGTGAAACGCCACCTGCAGTTCCGCCTGGACTCGCATACATGA
- a CDS encoding glycosyl hydrolase family 95 catalytic domain-containing protein — translation MSDSEHALGNAARRAFLRQGGALAAMLPLLGLPAFGRALAAPLRPSSSPLLPPAQALRMRYASPASEADLLRQGLPIGNGRLGALVGGAPERDVLYLSDASLWTGGRNDVLDAQGQFPYDKDSFGSFVMLAKLYLELDGHAPAQLRDYARELDLSNGCMRVRYALGAAQFTRTVFASHPDDAIVIQLEQRGGGRHNGRLQLVSAHAAPVQGDAGGQLGFSGTLANGLRHGASVQLVAADGSVELRGDTLHFRDCSALRIIVCGGSNYVPDLARNYRDPQLDPQALARQRCAAAAALAPETLLYTHVADHRALFDRMQVELGRSSAAQRKLDLWQRLQARAAADTPDPELEALYLQFGRYLTIAASRDALPINLQGLWLENNDPPWMSDYHSDVNLQMNYWLTDAAGLSPCFDALARYCLAQLPAWTQITQAHFNDPRNRFRNTSGKVAGWAVAFSTNPFGGSGWSWHPGGNAWLCDSLWQHYEYTQDRAYLARIYPLLKGACEFWQARLIALEVPGPDGRPHTRLVDDHDWSPEHGPEDARGIAYAQELAWNLFGQYRQASALLERDAAYAATIAGLQQRLYLPQISPRSGQLQEWMSPDDLGEAHHRHLSPLMGLYPGHRLHPDLAPSEQVAAARKLLEARGMHSFGWACAWRALCWARLGEAERAYALVATNLKPSIVHSNGTAPNFFDIYDLSQHGDPTLGGVFQIDANFGTPTAMLEMLLYSRPGHIALLPALPKAWAERGRISGIGARGGFVVDLEWRAGKATRIALRSVGGTRTELTFNGTRRMVELAHGATMRVL, via the coding sequence ATGAGCGACTCCGAGCACGCGCTTGGCAATGCGGCGCGCCGCGCATTCCTCAGGCAGGGCGGCGCCCTGGCCGCCATGCTGCCGCTGCTGGGCCTGCCGGCCTTCGGCCGCGCGCTCGCCGCGCCGCTGCGCCCGTCCAGCTCGCCGCTGCTGCCGCCGGCGCAGGCGCTGCGGATGCGCTACGCCAGCCCGGCCAGCGAGGCCGACCTGCTGCGGCAAGGCCTGCCGATCGGCAACGGCCGGCTGGGCGCGCTGGTCGGCGGCGCGCCCGAGCGCGACGTCCTGTACCTGTCCGACGCCAGCCTGTGGACCGGCGGCCGCAACGATGTGCTCGACGCGCAGGGCCAGTTTCCCTACGACAAGGACAGCTTCGGCAGCTTCGTGATGCTGGCCAAGCTGTATCTGGAGCTGGACGGACACGCGCCGGCGCAGCTGCGCGACTACGCACGCGAACTGGACCTGAGCAACGGCTGCATGCGCGTGCGCTACGCGCTGGGCGCCGCCCAATTCACCCGCACCGTGTTCGCCAGCCATCCCGACGATGCCATCGTGATCCAGCTGGAGCAACGCGGCGGCGGCCGCCACAACGGCCGGCTGCAGCTGGTCAGCGCGCACGCCGCGCCGGTGCAAGGCGATGCCGGCGGACAGCTGGGCTTCTCCGGCACCTTGGCCAATGGCCTGCGCCACGGCGCGAGCGTGCAACTGGTCGCCGCCGACGGCAGCGTGGAGCTGCGCGGCGACACGCTGCACTTCCGCGACTGCAGCGCGCTGCGCATCATCGTGTGCGGCGGCAGCAACTACGTGCCCGACCTGGCCAGGAACTACCGCGATCCGCAGCTGGATCCGCAGGCCCTGGCCCGGCAGCGCTGCGCCGCGGCGGCGGCGCTCGCACCCGAGACCTTGCTGTACACCCACGTGGCCGACCACCGCGCCCTGTTCGACCGCATGCAGGTGGAGCTGGGCCGCTCCAGCGCGGCGCAGCGCAAGCTCGATCTATGGCAGCGGCTGCAGGCGCGCGCCGCCGCGGACACGCCCGATCCGGAACTGGAAGCGCTGTACCTGCAGTTCGGCCGCTACCTGACCATCGCCGCCTCGCGCGATGCGCTGCCGATCAACCTGCAGGGGCTGTGGCTGGAGAACAACGATCCGCCGTGGATGAGCGATTACCACAGCGACGTCAATCTGCAGATGAACTACTGGCTGACCGACGCGGCCGGGCTGAGTCCGTGCTTCGACGCGCTCGCCCGCTACTGCCTGGCGCAGCTGCCGGCGTGGACGCAGATCACCCAGGCGCACTTCAACGACCCGCGCAACCGCTTCCGCAACACCTCCGGCAAGGTCGCCGGCTGGGCCGTGGCGTTCTCGACCAACCCGTTCGGCGGCAGCGGCTGGTCCTGGCACCCGGGCGGCAACGCCTGGCTGTGCGACAGCCTGTGGCAGCACTACGAATACACCCAGGACCGCGCCTACCTGGCGCGGATCTACCCGCTGCTCAAGGGCGCCTGCGAATTCTGGCAGGCGCGGCTGATCGCGCTGGAGGTCCCCGGCCCCGATGGGCGCCCGCACACGCGCCTGGTCGACGACCACGACTGGTCGCCCGAGCACGGCCCGGAGGACGCGCGCGGCATCGCCTATGCGCAGGAACTGGCCTGGAACCTGTTCGGCCAATACCGCCAGGCCAGTGCGCTGCTCGAACGCGATGCGGCGTATGCGGCGACCATCGCCGGGCTGCAGCAGCGCCTGTACCTGCCGCAGATCAGCCCGCGCAGCGGCCAGTTGCAGGAATGGATGTCGCCCGACGACCTGGGCGAGGCGCACCACCGCCACCTGTCGCCACTGATGGGGCTGTATCCCGGCCATCGCCTGCATCCGGACCTGGCGCCGTCCGAGCAGGTCGCCGCGGCACGCAAGCTGCTGGAGGCGCGCGGCATGCACAGCTTCGGCTGGGCCTGCGCCTGGCGCGCGCTGTGCTGGGCGCGGCTGGGCGAGGCCGAGCGCGCCTATGCCCTGGTCGCGACCAACCTCAAGCCGTCGATCGTGCACAGCAACGGCACCGCGCCGAACTTCTTCGACATCTACGACCTCAGCCAGCACGGCGATCCCACGCTGGGCGGCGTGTTCCAGATCGACGCCAACTTCGGCACGCCCACCGCGATGCTGGAGATGCTGCTGTACTCGCGGCCCGGGCATATCGCGCTGTTGCCGGCGCTGCCCAAGGCCTGGGCCGAACGCGGCCGGATCAGCGGCATCGGCGCGCGCGGCGGCTTCGTGGTGGACCTGGAATGGCGCGCCGGCAAGGCCACGCGGATCGCGCTGCGCAGCGTCGGCGGCACGCGCACCGAACTGACGTTCAACGGCACGCGGCGCATGGTGGAGCTGGCGCATGGCGCAACCATGCGCGTGCTCTGA